The genomic window AGTAGTCGGAGTAGTTGTTTCTTTGCCGTTACCACATGCTGATAGTGCTAAGGCACTAACAACCATTACCATGGCGAGAAAAATCGAAATTTTCTTTGTCATCTGGTTTTGACGCCTTTTCCTTTCTAGAAATATTTTTACCATATGATTCTAACAGAAAAAACGAGAATGCTCAAAAGTGAAATTGATGTTGATGACTTCAATTATATTCAGCGGATATCGTTCTGGAAACACTTGTTATGAGTTAAAGCAGAGGACATTTCTAAAGAGTGTTGACATGAGTGAATACCCCCTTCGGTAACATTTTAGGTGAGTGAATACGTGGAGTTGAAAATCGATTATCATTATGCTATACTTTCAGTTTGCTATTATGCCTCTACGAATTATTCATTTTTCAGCTGTTTATAATATCCCTCTGCGTATAATTGCGCCCAATCGCTCTTGAGTTCTATCTCTGAATTTAGCTAAGGAGTTGAAATGGTAGCCGAACTGGCATTGCCTGCGAAACAACAGGCGAATTCAAGAAAAGTCTATTCAAAATTACCCAGGGTACTGGAAGTACCCAACCTGGTGGAGGTACAACTGGATTCCTTTACTGCCTTGATGGAAGAAGGCGTAAAGGCATTATTACAGGAAATATCTCCAATCCACGATTTTACTGGTAACCGTCTTGAGCTTAGTTTTGTGGGGTATGAATTCCGCGAACCCAGGCTCAACGAGGCTGAGTGTTATCAGCGTGACCAGACCTATTCCATGCCTCTCTACGTTAAGGCGAGGCTGCTGGTAAAAACCACTGGTGAAATAAAAGAACCGTTCGATTTGTTTTTCGGCGATGTGCCTCTTATGACCAGCAAGGGCACCTTCATTACCAGCGGGACGGAAAGAGTAATCATCAGTCAGCTCATACGTTCTCCGGGTGTTTACTTTATGGCAGAAGAAGACCTTGCAAGCGGACGGCTATTGTGCCATGCTAATCTTATCCCCAGCCGGGGCGCATGGCTGGAATTCGATACCAGCAATCGCGATGTAATATCTGTAAAAATCGATAATCGGCGCAAGATACCGGTAACTACTTTGCTTCGAGCAGTCGGTTACAGCTCTGATTCTGAGATACTTGAACTTTTTGCCAAAGAGGATACTGCTGAGGATCGGCAGTTTATCAGGGCTACAATTGAGAAAGAGCCGGCTGTTATAGATGAAAAAACCGCCCTGCTGGATATTTATCGCAAGCTCCGCCCGGGCGATCCGCTTAACCTGGAAAATTCCAGGAAAATGATAGAAGACATGTTTTTTAATCCCCAATATTATGATTTGGGGATTGTAGGCCGTTACAAGGTAAACCAGAGACTGGGCTTGAACCGCGTTGAAAATGGGGAAAACCGGGCGCTGAGCCGGGAAGATCTGGCTGAGATTGTGCGGCATATAATAATGGTTAATAATGGGGCTGACCGTGCCGACGATATTGATCATCTTGGTAATCGCCGGATTCGTACGGTTGGTGAGCTTATTCAGAACCAGTTCAGAATCGGATTGATTCGTCTGGAAAGAGTCGCCAAGGAACGAATGAGCATCATCGCCGCAGATGTAGTTACTCCTACTGCGCTCATAAACATCCGCCCCGTAGTTTCGGCAGTGCGTGAGTTTTTTAGCGGATCCCAGCTTTCCCAATTTATGGATCAAACCAATCCTTTGGCAGAAATAACTCATAAACGTCGCTTGTCTGCTATGGGCCCTGGAGGGCTCTCTCGGGATAGAGCGGGATTTGACGTACGCGATGTCCATTATTCACATTATGGCAGGATCTGCCCCATCGAAACACCGGAAGGTCCAAACATTGGTCTGATTGGCTCCCTGGCAACTTACGGGCGTATTAATCCCTATGGATTTATTGAAACTCCTTATCGTAAGGTTATAAAGGAACTGGATGCTAGCGATAGCAGGCTGATTGGCAGAAAGGTTGCCGAAAAGGTTATTGGTAAAGATGATTCTATTTTGGCGGAAACCGGCGATATTATTGGTGAAGACAAATTAAAGGTTTTCAAGAAAGCCGGGATTTCCAAAGTTAAGGTAGCACCTTTTGCTTCGAACGAAATAGTTTATCTGACCGCCGATGAGGAAGAAAAGAATATTGTTGCTCAGGCCAACACAGTAATTGATGAGCTGGGGCAATTTGTCAGCGGGCGTATTGAAGCTCGCGTTGAAGATCGCTACGTCTTTATTGCGCCAGAAAAAGTGCACTATATGGACGTATCCACTATGCAGATATTTAGTGTCTCAACTGCACTTATACCCTTCCTTGAGCACAACGATGCCAACCGCGCTCTTATGGGTGCTAATATGCAACGCCAAGCGGTACCTCTGTTAAAACCCGAAGCTCCGCTGGTAGCAACAGGCATGGAAAGAGAAACTGCAAGAAATAGCGGGCAGATACATTTTAGCCCATGCAATGGCTTGGTGACCTCAGTTACCAGCTCTGAAATAGTTGTAGAAAGTGACGAAGGTGTTGTTCATCGTTTTCCGTTGCTTAAGTTTGTACGTACCAATCAGGGTACCTGTATAAACCAGAGACCAGCAGTAAGCAAGGGGCAACGGGTAGAAAAGAACCAGGTATTGGCTGACAGCTCTTCAACTGACCAGGGTGAGCTAGCGCTAGGCCAGAATGTAGTCTGCGCCTTCATGAGCTGGCGTGGTTTCAACTATGAAGATGCTATTGTTCTCAGTGATCGACTGGTGGAAGAAGAAAAGTTTTCCTCTATTCATATTTTCAAGCATGAAGTTGAAGCAAGGGAAACCAAGCTTGGCCCCGAAGAGATCACCCGTGATATACCTAATGTGGGCGAAGAAAGCTTAAGGGAATTGGATGAGGAAGGCATCATTCGTATTGGAGCAGAAGTCAAGCCCGGTGACATCCTTGTTGGTAAAATTACACCCAAGGGTGAGACTGAGCTGTCTGCTGAAGAGAAACTGCTCAGGGCTATATTTGGAGAAAAAGCAAGAGAAGTAAAAGATACATCACTCAAGGTTCCTCATGGCGAATGGGGTAAAGTGATAAACGTGAAGATTTTCTCCCGCGATGATGGGGATGATCTTCCGGTGAGAGTGAATAAATGGGTTCAGGTCTGGGTTGCCCAGAAGCGCAAGGTATCGGTTGGAGATAAACTGGCAGGCCGCCATGGTAATAAGGGCGTAATTTCAATAATTGCCCCTAGAGAAGATATGCCGATACTCCCGGATGGGACACCAGTTGATATAGTTCTCAACCCAATAGGCGTGCCTTCGAGAATGAACATCGGCCAGATACTTGAAACGCATCTCGGGCTCGCGGGCAGGGCACTGGGTTTCAAGGTACTCACTCCCATCTTTGATGGCGCTGATGAACGTGATATTGAAGACTCCCTCGCTCGTGAATGGCTGGTAAGAAGAGCAAAAGCTACGGTATTTGCCAATGATGGCAGTATCAGCGGTATTGATACTCAAAAGCTTTTTGGCTGGTTGTCAGAGCAGGGTTACGATCCGGATAAAGTCTGGAGTGATGATTTTCCTGGATCGGCCAAAGAAGCAAGCCAGAGAATATGGCTGGCTGATCAGGGTGTTAAGGCAACATCTATGAGTGCTGAAGACATGGAAACGACCATAGATGAGATCTCAGCCCGTACCAATATTCCCTCACCGATCAGCGGTAAGGTTATCCTGCGCGATGGCGGCACTGGTGAACCTTTCGATATGCCGGTTACCGTGGGAAGTATTTATATGCTTAAGCTGATCCATTTGGTGGAAGATAAAGTCCATGCTCGCTCCACTGGTCCTTATTCGTTGATCAGCCAGCAACCTTTGGGCGGTAAGGCACAATTCGGAGGGCAGCGCTTTGGCGAAATGGAAGTGTGGGCACTTGAAGCCTATGGTGCTGCTTATAATCTGCAGGAGATGCTCACCATCAAGTCCGATGATGTCACAGGGCGCACCAAAACCTATGAAGCTATTATTAAAGGTGACGATATAATGCCACCCGGAGTTCCTGAATCATTCAAGGTTCTGGTGAAAGAACTGCAGAGTCTTGGTTTGGCAGTAGAGGTGATTAACCAGGAAGAAAGGATCATAGAGGCCGATAAAGTCAGGGAAATTGGAGAAGAAACAGAAAGCGAAGTTATTGATACGGCTTCATTTACCTATATCGAGCCCAATTCGGTAATAGAATCTGCAGGTTTCACAGTTGAAAACAACGAAGATGAAACCTCGGCGGATAACGGCAAGGAATAGGAGTAGAAAGTTGGAAGTAAACGATTTTGATGCTGTGCGGATATCTCTTGCTTCACCAGAACAAATCTTGGGATGGTCTTATGGCGAGGTAACCAAGCCAGAAACAATCAACTACCGTACCCTTAAACCAGAGCGTGACGGTTTGTTTTGCGAACGCATATTCGGTCCAACCAAGGATTTCGAGTGTGCTTGCGGCAAGTATAAACGCATCCGCTATAAGGGCATTATATGTGATAAGTGCCAGGTTGAAATAGCCAAGTCGAAAGTCAGGCGGGAGAGGATGGGGCATATCGAGCTGGCAAGCCCGGTAAGCCATATTTGGTATGCCAGGGGCATTCCCAGCCGGATAGGTCTTTTGCTTGATCTCTCAACGCGTAATCTGGAAAGAGTAATTTATTTTTCTCATTTCATCGTTATCTCTGTAGATGAGTCTGCTAGAGGGGAAGTACTTAAGCGGCTGGATGAAGAAGCACATGAAGAATTCAGTCTGAAAAAGGATGAATTTGATCTGAAGGTTGCTCAAGCAGAAGAGAATGGGGCTGAACCAGGCGAAATCAACCTCATGAGAAGCGCGTTCGATGATGAAAAAGCCCAGATCGAAGAAAAATACATTTCACTCGTAAATCGAGTCAAAGAGCTTACTCCGGGAGCTTTGCTTACAGATACCCAGTACCAGGAAATGCTTTTGGTATGTGGGGAGATATTTGAAGGAGGCATGGGCGCTGAAGCCATACTCAAAATTCTTAAAACTGTAAACCTTGACACGCTTCGCAACGAGCTGATAGAAGAAATCCATACTACTACTTCAGCCCAGCGGCGCAAGAAGGCCAGCAAACGTTTGCAGTTGGTAGAAGCCTTCAGGCGCAGCAATAACCGTCCTGATTGGATGGTATTGACTGTGCTCCCGGTTCTTCCTCCCGAGCTCAGACCAATGGTCCAGCTCGATGGCGGAAGATTTGCCACGAGTGATTTGAACGATCTTTATCGTAGGGTTATCAATCGTAATAACCGTCTGCGCCACCTGATGGATATTGGCGCACCGGAAATTATCATACGCAATGAAAAGCGTATGCTCCAGGAAGCTGTAGATTCGCTGATAGATAACGGGCGTCGAGGGCGAACAGTTGCCGTCAGCGGTGATCACAAAGCAAAATCTCTTTCTGATATATTGAGGGGTAAACAAGGCCGGTTCCGCCAGAACCTGCTTGGTAAGCGGGTTGACTATAGCGGACGTTCAGTTATCGTTGTCGGCCCCAATCTTAAATTACATCAGTGCGGCTTGCCGCGCCGGATGGCGCTAGAGCTTTTCAAGCCGTTTGTAATTCATAGGCTCGTGCTGGAAGGCTTAGCTTCTAATATTAAGAGCGCCCGGCGGTTGGTGGACAAAGCTACCCCTGAAGTTTTTGACGCTCTTGAAGTAGTTGTGCAGGGGCATCCTGTACTTCTCAACCGTGCGCCTACTCTGCATCGCCTTAGTGTACAGGCTTTTGAGCCAGTGTTGATTGATGGCAGTGCTATTCAGATTCATCCGCTGGTATGTGCCGCCTTTAACGCTGACTTCGATGGAGACCAGATGGCGGTACATGTACCACTTTCGAAAGCTGCCATTCGAGAGGCCAAAATGGCAATGCTTTCCATCTATAATATGCTGCTGCCTTCGTGTGGGGAACCGGTTGTTACACCAACACTGGATATGGTATTTGGAATCTATTATCTAACTTCTGAAAGGGAAGATTCAAAACAAAAAAACCTGCCGTTCTTCAGTTCATTTGAATCTGCACGAATAGCCTATGAAGTAAATGCAATTGGGCTAAGGGACAGAATCCAGGTAAGAGTTGCGGAAGATGAAATCATCCAGACTACCGTTGGGCGTATATTGTTCAACGCAGTTCTTCCAAAGAAATATGGTTTTTGTAATAATCTGGTAGACAAGTCTACTTTAAAACAAATAATTTCCGACTGTTACAAGCTACTGGGAAACAATGTTGAGATGGCGAAAGTTCTTGACGGGCTGAAAGGCCTCGGGTTTAAATATGCCACTCAATCTGGCATAACCATTTCCATGGGTGATATTGAAGCCCCTCCCGGTAAGGCAGCAATCTTGGCCGAGGCTGAGGAGCGTACTGCTGTAGTTGATAGTCAGTACCAGAGGGGACTGATTACTGATGACGAACGTTATAACGGCGTTATTGAGGCCTGGATGGAAGCGACCGATAAAATTACCCAAGACCTTGCCAGTTCCTTGAGCCGAACCGGCAGTGTTTATATGATGAGCACCTCCGGAGCCAAGGGTAATCTAAGCCAAATTCGCCAGATGGCAGGTCTCAGGGGTCTTATGACCAACCCGTCAGGCCGGATTATCGACTTCCCTATCAAATCCAGCCTTAAGGAAGGCCTGAGCACTTTGGAATACTTTATTTCTACACATGGTGCACGTAAAGGTTTGGCAGATACTGCGTTACGTACATCTGGAAGTGGCTACCTGACCCGGCGCCTGGTAGATGTTACGCAGGATGTGATTGTTTCAGAGAAGGACTGCGGAACGTTAAATGGTACATGGGTAGTTGAAAGCAAGGATAAAGCCGAAATGCTTCCTCCGTTTGGGGAACGTATTACTGGCCGCATCTCTGCTGAGGATATCTACCATCCGGAAACCGGCGCCTTGCTGGTGGAGCGCAACCAGGAAATAGACGAACACCTTGCAGAAGTTATCATCAAGGCAGGGATTGACCGTGCGTTTATTCGTTCTGCCATGAGTTGCGAGTCTTCTTCGGGCATATGCCAGTTATGCTATGGGCGCGATTTGGCCTCCGGCAAGATGGTTGAACAATCGATTGCAGTTGGCATTCTGGCAGCGCAGAGTATCGGTGAGCCTGGTACCCAGTTAACACTCAGAACCTTCCATACCGGCGGTGTTGTCGGGCTGGATATTACTACCGGTTTGCCCCGCGTCGAGGAGCTTTTCGAAGCTCGCATTCCTAAAGCTCAGGCAATTATCGCTGAGATCGACGGCAAGGCTGAAATAATAGATGACGAAAATGGCAGACGAATAAGAATAACCAGCACAGAAACGTATTCTGATGAGTACGTATTACCTGAAGGGTGGCAGTGGATTATTCAGGATAGTCAGGAGATAACCTCGGGAACTCCGCTTGCAGCTCCAGCTGGGGAAGA from Dehalococcoidales bacterium includes these protein-coding regions:
- a CDS encoding DNA-directed RNA polymerase subunit beta: MVAELALPAKQQANSRKVYSKLPRVLEVPNLVEVQLDSFTALMEEGVKALLQEISPIHDFTGNRLELSFVGYEFREPRLNEAECYQRDQTYSMPLYVKARLLVKTTGEIKEPFDLFFGDVPLMTSKGTFITSGTERVIISQLIRSPGVYFMAEEDLASGRLLCHANLIPSRGAWLEFDTSNRDVISVKIDNRRKIPVTTLLRAVGYSSDSEILELFAKEDTAEDRQFIRATIEKEPAVIDEKTALLDIYRKLRPGDPLNLENSRKMIEDMFFNPQYYDLGIVGRYKVNQRLGLNRVENGENRALSREDLAEIVRHIIMVNNGADRADDIDHLGNRRIRTVGELIQNQFRIGLIRLERVAKERMSIIAADVVTPTALINIRPVVSAVREFFSGSQLSQFMDQTNPLAEITHKRRLSAMGPGGLSRDRAGFDVRDVHYSHYGRICPIETPEGPNIGLIGSLATYGRINPYGFIETPYRKVIKELDASDSRLIGRKVAEKVIGKDDSILAETGDIIGEDKLKVFKKAGISKVKVAPFASNEIVYLTADEEEKNIVAQANTVIDELGQFVSGRIEARVEDRYVFIAPEKVHYMDVSTMQIFSVSTALIPFLEHNDANRALMGANMQRQAVPLLKPEAPLVATGMERETARNSGQIHFSPCNGLVTSVTSSEIVVESDEGVVHRFPLLKFVRTNQGTCINQRPAVSKGQRVEKNQVLADSSSTDQGELALGQNVVCAFMSWRGFNYEDAIVLSDRLVEEEKFSSIHIFKHEVEARETKLGPEEITRDIPNVGEESLRELDEEGIIRIGAEVKPGDILVGKITPKGETELSAEEKLLRAIFGEKAREVKDTSLKVPHGEWGKVINVKIFSRDDGDDLPVRVNKWVQVWVAQKRKVSVGDKLAGRHGNKGVISIIAPREDMPILPDGTPVDIVLNPIGVPSRMNIGQILETHLGLAGRALGFKVLTPIFDGADERDIEDSLAREWLVRRAKATVFANDGSISGIDTQKLFGWLSEQGYDPDKVWSDDFPGSAKEASQRIWLADQGVKATSMSAEDMETTIDEISARTNIPSPISGKVILRDGGTGEPFDMPVTVGSIYMLKLIHLVEDKVHARSTGPYSLISQQPLGGKAQFGGQRFGEMEVWALEAYGAAYNLQEMLTIKSDDVTGRTKTYEAIIKGDDIMPPGVPESFKVLVKELQSLGLAVEVINQEERIIEADKVREIGEETESEVIDTASFTYIEPNSVIESAGFTVENNEDETSADNGKE